The Anopheles coluzzii chromosome 2, AcolN3, whole genome shotgun sequence genome window below encodes:
- the LOC120948582 gene encoding chymotrypsin inhibitor-like yields MYKISFLVIVLSVLVICVYAQSPTSISTPAQTLQRPACKRNEEYTDCGNSCTEKCRRSTQCPTVCEVGCFCRKGLLRNSNGICVQPYLCPYKNYFG; encoded by the exons ATGTACAAAATAAGCTTTCTAGTCATCGTACTGTCCGTGTTAGTGATTTGTGTATATG CACAAAGCCCAACGTCCATCTCGACACCGGCACAAACCTTGCAACGGCCAGCCTGTAAACGGAACGAAGAATACACGGACTGTGGCAACTCGTGCACGGAAAAGTGCCGCCGCTCCACACAATGTCCAACGGTGTGTGAAGTGGGATGCTTCTGCCGCAAGGGTTTGTTACGAAACAGTAATGGTATCTGCGTGCAACCCTACCTGTGTCCGTACAAAAACTACTTCGGTTAA
- the LOC120948583 gene encoding venom serine protease inhibitor-like codes for MQRALIILVIVSCIQIQFLDARKNCGRNEVYSECHSQCQPKCGDRLDGIFCTKVCVRGCGCKSGYAKKGNACVRYTKENRCVKVVARHGRSHCAETGSYVKC; via the exons ATGCAGCGCGCCCTAATTATTCTTGTGATTGTTTCGTGCATTCAGATACAGTTTCTCGATG CCAGAAAAAACTGCGGAAGAAATGAGGTGTACTCTGAATGCCACAGCCAATGCCAACCAAAGTGTGGTGATCGCCTAGATGGTATATTTTGCACAAAAGTTTGTGTTAGAGGATGTGGTTGCAAGTCCGGTTACGCAAAGAAGGGTAACGCCTGCGTACGCTATACAAAAGAGAATCGATGCGTTAAAGTGGTAGCACGCCATGGACGATCCCACTGCGCGGAGACAGGGTCATATGTAAAATGTTAA
- the LOC120948580 gene encoding 40S ribosomal protein S4 yields MARGPKKHLKRLNAPRGWMLDKTGGTFAPRPSTGPHKLRESLPLVIFLRNRLKYALTNSEVTKIVMQRHVKIDGKVRTDPNYPAGFMDVINIHKTGEYFRLIYDVKGRFTVHRITSEEAKYKLLKVKRVQIGPKRVPFLLTHDGRTIRYPDPQIHQHDSIQYDIATGKVLDVLKFEPGNLCMITGGRNLGRCGTVILREKHPGSFEIVHVKDTTGHVFATRLSNVFIIGKSTKAYISLPKGKGVKLTIAEERDRRLANKAAQ; encoded by the exons ATG GCGCGCGGTCCGAAGAAACATTTGAAGCGTTTAAATGCTCCACGAGGATGGATGTTGGACAAGACCGGCGGTACCTTCGCGCCGCGTCCGTCCACCGGCCCACACAAGCTGCGCGAATCGCTGCCGCTGGTGATCTTCCTGCGTAACCGCCTGAAGTACGCACTGACCAACAGCGAGGTGACGAAGATTGTGATGCAGCGTCACGTCAAGATCGACGGCAAGGTCCGCACCGATCCGAACTACCCGGCCGGATTCATGG ATGTGATCAACATCCACAAGACCGGCGAATACTTCCGCCTGATCTACGACGTCAAGGGCCGCTTCACGGTGCACCGCATCACGAGCGAGGAGGCCAAGTACAAGCTGCTGAAGGTGAAGCGCGTCCAGATCGGACCGAAGCGCGTGCCGTTCCTGCTGACGCACGACGGCCGCACCATCCGCTATCCGGATCCGCAGATCCACCAGCACGACTCGATCCAGTACGACATCGCCACCGGCAAGGTGCTGGACGTGCTCAAGTTCGAACCGGGCAACCTGTGCATGATCACGGGCGGAAGAAATTTGGGCCGTTGCGGTACGGTGATCCTGCGCGAGAAGCACCCGGGATCGTTCGAGATCGTGCACGTGAAGGATACGACCGGGCACGTGTTCGCGACCCGCCTGTCGAACGTGTTCATCATCGGCAAGAGCACCAAGGCGTACATCTCGCTGCCGAAGGGCAAGGGTGTGAAGCTGACCATTGCCGAGGAGCGCGACCGGCGACTGGCCAACAAGGCTGCTCAGTAA
- the LOC120948579 gene encoding serine/threonine-protein kinase Nek8, with the protein MELKEIRPAFSQKPKYGPTQTTGEMSVLSRFQNLTLLGPNPSPRQTLGSVAPREGTAGPQHVLDLTGYRKVRSVGQGSFGVAVLYERQSDGQQVIMKQIALGNLAKPEREMAMNEVEVFSKLHHPNIIVYLGSSVRGDVLLIEMEYADGGTLAQMLAVRSQCEPLPERFVLNIFEQLASALSYMHSQNILHRDLKTANVFLHGKGTVKVGDFGISKIMNSNVHAQTVLGTPYYFSPEMCEGKEYDEKSDVWALGCIIGEMCCLKKAFTASNLFELVGKIMTAEYVPLPACYSDSLRHVLGLMFQIEPIARPSASELLQYWIPLIYKNLGSAEGFQFEAHHSKSKQPELLLNVESMVQDDRATAKSYVDASTARVGTDLNQNHPIERTVLYQLHSFGSSSSLAPLHLPPTIKIMQVATRGQHFVAVLEDGTVYSWGEGDKGQLGHDALETWHHIPMRIDAIRSRRIVSAAVGDGFSIFRTASGLLLACGDNSNGCLGQGNRASLLVPKQIAKLEHIPIVQVSSGTTHVLALTEGGIVYSWGSSDNGALALGKRIHVALEPERIILPQLVQNVREVYAGPDCTILITTQGDCYCCGSNAGNRLGLGRKVASTATLRMVHLDAAKRPKIVAVSVADTHAAFLIEGGFLVMLGDNSGGQRGAGHKFELAQPSIVRQLQSRYVVNVQCNHSYTVATTDDNCVVHWGTRTGTPEIAEDCSESRAGNNNEQRPSLATVANSTTALANILTSLYKQETILEPADVLALYSSKQQQSAGSYVKLLDVHPLQHSILVLVETNCPLA; encoded by the exons ATGGAGCTTAAAGAAATTCGTCCTGCCTTCagccaaaaaccaaaatacGGACCAACGCAAACGACCGGCGAGATGTCCGTGCTGAGTAGGTTTCAAAATCTCACCCTGCTCGGTCCTAATCCTTCGCCACGCCAAACGCTTGGCTCCGTGGCCCCCCGAGAAGGTACGGCTGGGCCGCAACATGTGCTCGACCTGACCGGCTATCGAAAGGTACGCTCCGTAGGTCAGGGTTCGTTCGGTGTCGCGGTCCTGTACGAGCGGCAGTCCGACGGGCAACAGGTGATCATGAAGCAGATAGCGCTCGGTAATCTGGCCAAACCCGAGCGCGAGATGGCGATGAACGAGGTGGAGGTGTTTTCCAAGCTGCACCATCCCAACATCATCGTCTACCTTGGTTCGTCCGTGCGCGGCGATGTGCTGCTGATCGAGATGGAGTACGCAGACGGTGGCACACTTGCGCAGATGCTGGCCGTGCGCAGCCAATGCGAACCGCTGCCGGAACGGTTCGTGTTGAACATATTCGAGCAGCTGGCCAGTGCACTGAGCTACATGCACTCGCAGAACATCCTGCATCGCGATCTGAAGACGGCCAATGTGTTCCTGCACGGCAAGGGCACGGTGAAGGTGGGCGACTTTGGGATATCGAAAATCATGAACAGCAATGTGCACGCGCAGACCGTACTCGGGACGCCGTATTATTTCAGCCCAGAGATG TGTGAAGGCAAGGAGTATGACGAAAAAAGTGATGTCTGGGCGCTCGGATGCATTATCGGTGAAATGTGTTGCCTGAAGAAAGCATTTACCGCCTCAAACTTGTTCGAGCTGGTGGGCAAAATTATGACGGCCGAGTACGTACCACTGCCGGCTTGTTACTCCGACTCGCTGCGCCACGTGTTGGGGCTAATGTTTCAAATAGAGCCGATCGCGCGGCCATCCGCTTCAGAGCTGCTGCAGTACTGGATTCCGCTTATCTACAAGAATTTGGGATCTGCCGAAGG ttttcaGTTTGAAGCGCACCATTCAAAATCCAAACAACCGGAACTACTGTTGAATGTCGAATCGATGGTACAGGACGATCGTGCCACTGCCAAATCGTATGTAGATGCATCGACAGCCCGGGTTGGTACGGatttaaatcaaaatcatcCAATCGAACGTACGGTCCTCTATCAATTACACTCATTCGGTTCGTCCTCCTCGTTGGCACCATTGCATCTACCACCGACGATAAAGATCATGCAAGTAGCCACACGTGGACAACATTTTGTAGCCGTTTTAGAAG ACGGCACTGTGTACAGTTGGGGCGAAGGCGACAAGGGCCAGCTGGGCCACGATGCACTCGAAACGTGGCACCACATTCCCATGCGAATCGATGCGATCCGGTCGCGCCGCATAGTCAG tGCTGCCGTTGGGGATGGATTTAGCATCTTTCGTACTGCTTCCGGGCTGCTGCTTGCCTGCGGTGACAATAGCAACGGATGTCTCGGGCAGGGGAACAGAGCGTCACTGCTCGTGCCGAAGCAAATCGCCAAACTGGAACACATCCCCATCGTGCAGGTTTCGAGCGGGACCACGCACGTGCTGGCCCTGACCGAGGGTGGCATCGTGTACAGCTGGGGCAGCAGTGATAATGGTGCGCTAGCGCTTGGCAAACGTATTCACGTTGCCCTCGAACCGGAACGCATCATCCTGCCGCAGCTCGTGCAGAACGTGCGGGAGGTGTACGCCGGTCCGGACTGTACCATTCTCATCACCACGCAGGGCGATTGCTACTGCTGTGGAAGCAATGCGGGCAATCGGCTCGGTCTGGGCCGTAAAGTGGCCAGCACCGCTACACTGCGCATGGTGCATCTCGATGCGGCCAAACGCCCGAAGATAGTGGCGGTCAGTGTGGCGGATACGCATGCGGCATTTCTTATCGAAGGTGGCTTTCTGGTTATGCTTGGGGACAATTCGGGCGGGCAGCGCGGTGCTGGACATAAATTTGAACTGGCTCAACCATCGATCGTTCGGCAGCTGCAGTCACGTTACGTTGTG AATGTGCAATGTAACCATTCGTATACGGTGGCGACGACTGACGACAATTGTGTCGTACACTGGGGCACGCGCACCGGCACACCGGAAATCGCAGAGGATTGCAGTGAATCACGTGCCGGAAACAATAATGAGCAG CGGCCATCCTTGGCAACGGTTGCTAACAGTACGACGGCGCTAGCCAACATCTTAACCTCTCTCTACAAACAGGAGACCATCCTCGAACCAGCTGACGTTCTAGC ATTATACTCCTCCAAGCAACAGCAAAGCGCGGGATCGTACGTGAAGCTGCTCGATGTGCATCCTTTGCAGCACAGCATTCTCGTGTTGGTGGAAACGAACTGTCCGTTGGCATAG
- the LOC120947430 gene encoding trypsin 3A1-like encodes MAFSSWFVVALLIGSSLAGWEEDLYQSKRRLPSGLVLPIAPPTSGRIVGGFEANIADFPYQLSLRQNGAHICGASVISSNYALSAAHCTFPAPPVAAITLRGGSTDRTAGGVVFQTAEIINHPSYSDSSLDFDVCVIRITTSFVGANIAPITLAPEGTDYPEGTRTMVSGWGATSAIGALPINLQAVEVPLISQESCRGVWGAASVTDNMVCASEPGRDACGGDSGGPLTNNGRQIGIVSWGSPLCLGNLPGVYARVAAPSIRAFIRDNANV; translated from the exons ATGGCGTTTAGTTCCTGGTTCGTGGTGGCACTGCTCATTGGCAGCAGTTTGGCCGGCTGGGAGGAGGATCTCTACCAGTCGAAGAGGCGCCTGCCGAGCGGGCTGGTGCTACCGATCGCACCACCAACCAGTGGCCGCATTGTCGGTGGATTCGAGGCAAACATTGCCGACTTCCCGTACCAGCTGTCGCTGCGCCAGAACGGTGCGCACATTTGCGGCGCGTCGGTCATCTCGAGCAACTATGCGCTGTCGGCCGCCCACTGCACCTTCCCGGCTCCTCCGGTAGCGGCG ATTACGCTGCGCGGTGGAAGCACTGACCGAACGGCCGGTGGTGTTGTATTCCAAACGGCGGAAATCATCAACCATCCGTCGTACTCGGACAGCAGCCTGGACTTTGATGTGTGCGTCATCCGCATTACGACCTCGTTTGTGGGGGCTAACATTGCGCCGATCACGCTAGCCCCGGAGGGTACGGACTATCCGGAAGGTACGCGCACGATGGTGTCGGGCTGGGGTGCGACCAGTGCCATCGGGGCGCTGCCGATCAATCTGCAGGCGGTCGAGGTACCGCTTATCTCGCAGGAAAGCTGCCGTGGCGTATGGGGTGCGGCCAGCGTTACCGATAA TATGGTCTGTGCCAGCGAGCCGGGACGTGATGCGTGCGGTGGTGACAGTGGTGGCCCACTGACCAACAACGGGCGCCAGATCGGTATCGTGTCCTGGGGATCGCCGCTGTGTCTGGGCAATCTGCCGGGCGTGTATGCGCGCGTTGCCGCGCCAAGCATCCGTGCCTTCATCCGGGACAATGCGAACGTTTAA
- the LOC125908429 gene encoding BTB/POZ domain-containing protein 9-like — MISTSMIDHSDQVLVCLGELCTSVDYSDVTFLVQNEQIPAHRAILAARSEYFRALLYGGLKESNQSKITLDVSSTAFKQLLRYIYTGSSELKDMEVDDILTLLGLVHQYGITAFVKAISDYLYGVLTVANVFTIADEARLLDLAELADKCYEFMDGNACSVIKHDSLSNLSFDTLVMVLGRERFKHIEEIEIFQAVHKRCQNNDVAEGEKKFLYEKVQYSAIPRNNLLQIVRPTSVVNSEHLLNIISIQDGIGLHPYQPPPGKTLLPVTEPAKCTVCRSYRKEEEPCTKTMEFIFTGSDRPVQTAIFCKESQSSRMFSGEMDLKFLFATFFALLAAAMGQTPVNSVESVESAESAASNSASNES, encoded by the exons ATGATTAGCACCAGTATGATCGATCATTCGGATCAGGTTTTAGTGTGTCTGGGAGAATTGTGCACATCGGTTGATTATTCCGATGTAACATTCCTGGTACAGAACGAGCAGATTCCAGCGCATCGTGCAATTTTAGCAGCTCGGTCCGAGTACTTCCGGGCACTACTGTACGGTGGGCTGAAGGAGAGCAACCAGAGCAAAATAACGCTTGATGTCTCTTCGACCGCTTTCAAGCAGCTGCTACGGTACATCTACACCGGCTCCTCGGAGTTGAAGGACATGGAGGTGGACGATATACTGACCTTGCTCGGATTAGTCCACCAATATGGCATCACTGCCTTCGTGAAAGCCATCTCGGACTACCTGTATGGCGTGTTGACTGTGGCCAACGTGTTTACCATTGCAGACGAGGCCCGTCTGCTCGATCTGGCGGAATTGGCGGATAAATGTTACGAATTTATGGATGGAAATGCGTGTAGCGTAATCAAACACGATTCTCTGAGCAATCTGTCGTTCGACACGCTTGTCATGGTGCTCGGTCGTGAAAGGTTCAAGCACATCGAAGAGATCGAAATTTTCCAAGCCGTTCACAAACGGTGCCAGAATAACGATGTAGccgaaggagagaaaaaatttCTTTATGAGAAAGTACAATATTCAGCGATACCTCGAAACAATCTACTGCAAATAGTGCGACCTACCAGTGTTGTAAATTCCGAACATCTGCTGAACATAATTTCCATCCAGGATGGAATCGGTCTACATCCCTATCAACCACCACCAGGCAAAA CATTGCTGCCAGTCACGGAGCCAGCCAAGTGTACCGTGTGCCGATCCTACCGGAAGGAAGAAGAACCGTGTACAAAGACAATGGAATTCATCTTTACTGGAAGTGATCGACCGGTACAGACCGCAATATTCTGCAAAGAAAGTCAATCTTCACGTATGTTTTCCGGTGA AATGGATCTTAAGTTCCTGTTCGCGACCTTCTTCGCCCTGCTGGCGGCGGCCATGGGACAGACACCGGTCAACTCCGTCGAATCGGTCGAATCGGCCGAATCTGCAGCCTCCAACTCGGCATCGAACGAATCGTAA